Proteins from a genomic interval of Danio rerio strain Tuebingen ecotype United States chromosome 4, GRCz12tu, whole genome shotgun sequence:
- the LOC110439394 gene encoding uncharacterized protein, with product MENLIVLKEETHQWNELEDKQQEITTDEKPTLTKKTLSRDRSRKSKSRCNFSCKQSRKSFCQKPNLDVHTRKKPFTCKQCGKSFYNTGNLKVHMRIHTGERPYICQQCGKSFYSTGNLAVHRRIHTGERLYSCPQCGKSCKQNGNLETHMSTRTGERSFICTQCGKRFSQKQNLTIHMRIYTGEKPYTCTECGKSFPHKGSLKHHMISHTGQKPFACAHCGRSFTTKASLMNHMNGHTGTTVFTCDHCGKSITRKDSIKQHMKTHLGERFRCSECGKGFKYKRSLVNHMKLHNGEQK from the exons atggaga acCTGAtagtgctgaaagaagagacacaTCAATGGAATGAATTGGAAGATAAACAACAAGAAAtaacgactgatgaaaaacccacactgactaaaaagacttTATCACGTGATAGATCTCGGAAATCCAAGTCTAggtgtaatttcagctgtaaacagagtagaaagagtttctgtcaaaagccaaaccttgatgttcacactAGAAAGAAACCTTTCAcctgcaaacagtgtggaaaaagcttctataatacaggaaacttaaaagtgcacatgagaattcacactggagagaggccgtacatatgccaacagtgtggaaaaagcttctattctacaggaaacttggcagtgcacagaagaattcacactggggagaggctctactcttgccctcagtgtggaaagagttgtaAGCAAAATGGCAACcttgaaacccacatgagcactcgcactggagagagaagctttatttgcacacagtgtgggaaacgtttttctcaaaaacaaaaccttaccatccacatgaggatttacactggagagaaaccttacacatgcactgagtgtggtaaaagttttccACATAAAGgctcactcaaacaccacatgataagtcacaccggacagaagccgtttgcatgtgctcatTGTGGAAGgagcttcacaaccaaagctAGCCTCATGAAtcacatgaatggtcacactggaaccacaGTGTTTACATGTGATCATTGTGGAAAGAGTATCACACGCAAAGACTCcattaagcaacacatgaagactcactTAGGAGAGCGTTTtcgatgcagtgagtgtggaaagggctttaaatATAAAAGAAGCCTCGTCaatcacatgaagcttcacaatggagagcaaAAATAG